The proteins below are encoded in one region of Acidobacteriota bacterium:
- a CDS encoding DUF1353 domain-containing protein codes for MRLRNVRIEGDFDSIPIPGDDEHRLTARAVWIAWEWRTDGDDAWRSERLMIPDHTRWDGASRPGIVGWLVPRWGVFSAASLGHDYAFRHRPFLSNGQRISRKHTDLLFLALMRRLASERVTGGWKAAAQLWLAEVMYRAVRWFGESTWDKHDAEFAS; via the coding sequence GTGCGACTTCGTAACGTCCGCATCGAAGGCGACTTCGACAGCATTCCGATCCCCGGCGATGACGAGCACCGGTTGACCGCGCGTGCTGTGTGGATCGCATGGGAATGGCGGACGGACGGTGATGACGCGTGGCGCAGCGAGCGGCTGATGATCCCCGATCATACCCGATGGGATGGCGCGTCGCGGCCGGGCATCGTCGGCTGGCTGGTGCCGCGCTGGGGCGTGTTCTCTGCCGCCTCGCTCGGGCACGATTATGCGTTCCGACATCGCCCGTTTCTGTCGAATGGCCAGCGCATCAGCCGCAAGCACACGGACTTGCTGTTCCTGGCACTGATGCGGCGCCTTGCCTCGGAGCGGGTCACGGGCGGATGGAAAGCGGCGGCGCAGCTCTGGCTCGCCGAGGTCATGTACCGCGCTGTTCGCTGGTTCGGCGAGAGCACATGGGACAAGCACGACGCAGAGTTTGCATCGTGA